CTCTCTTTCATTTGAGCCAACATTGCTTTGTTGATGGTATCGACCATGTTTTGGCGATTGATCTTTCGTAGTAAAAAATAGCTCTTAAATCCAGCGTATTTCTGCACAAAATTATCAACATAGTCATCTTCAAAATTAGCACCTTCTATCTGATAGAAAAAGATCGCGGTCAAGGTTTGGTTGACATTGACCCCTAAAAGCTCACCAAAAGTCGAAAAACCAGCCACGGGAATCTCATTAAAGACAGAGAGCTGATTGATCTCACGCGTATTGCACAAACGTCTTAAAATACAGTCATTGAAAATCGCGCCAATGGCTTTGGGCTTGTTATGGCAAAACTGCGCAAAATCATAGTTTGTGGTCTGCACAAAGTCTGTTTTTTCAAGCAAAAGAAGCTCTTCACCTGCCTCAATGTCACAGTAAAAATGGATCGTCTCATTGGGTACATCAAGAGACGCGATGGAGCGAATATAGATCTCACCATCAATTTCAATCCCAAAGGTATAATTGGCAAGTTTAGCATTGAGTTCACTCGCAGAGCATCTAAAATGGGTTGTTAACGCAGAGATGCCGCCAACGCTCATATTGGTACTTCGATCTAAAAAGGCACGCACTGTACGCGTAATCGGATTGGCATCCAAAACGGTAAACGAAATAGACGTTTTTCTAAAATTTTGACTTTTAAAAACACCAAAACGATACTGCGGTGTCAGTTTCATAAACGTCACTACCGCATGGTGCCTTAAGGTTCGCGTTCCATCGTAAATGTAGGTGTTTTGAAAGTCCAGCTTACCACCCGCACTGCCACCGATAAGCAAACACGGGAATTTTGCCACATGGTACACCGCTTCCATAAAAAAACTCTCACTCGCACTGAGTCCATCGATGAGCGTGTAACCCAATGTATCATCCGAGCGCATTTTGAAAGGCACGCGCACCTTTTTGACCTCTTCAGCAATCAAAGCAGAACGCTGCGCTGCTGTTTTGCCACTCGTTGCCATATCTTCGCTTTTTAGAGGAATGGAAGCAACATACACATCACTGATGATTTCGGGAGAAAAAAGCATTAAAACAATGTTATCGCCTTCACCAGCAGATGCTGAAGAATAGAGTGAGGGAAGGGGAGTTTCACCATGAAGGCTACACAGTTCGCCCGCCGTTGTTGAGAGAATCAACATTGCCTCAGGAGGAAGCGCTTGTTTGAGTTTTGATGCAATTGCGTTAAAATCCAAAGAGGGAGAGACAAAACCTAAAACAACTTTTGGTTTAAACAAAATAGTTTTAAAAGCGGTGGAAATGGATTGTTCTTGAAGACTTAAAGTTACAATAACATGACCCGTAGATGAGGCGTTAAAGGCTGTTTGCTCGGATGAACGAAAAAAACTAAACATGGCACTTCCTTATTAGAATAACTTATGTTTTTCATAGTAAATTCATACTAACTCACCAACCATAAAGATGTACTTAAACATCTTTTGCACACACACATTGACAAATAGACCATCTCAATTCAGTAACGATCGTTTTATTAATTATTGAAAACTGTAATTTTCAAAGTTAATATAGAGAAGTATAATTGATAATTTTACATTACGTTCGTAGCATGAAAATAGCCTATTTAAGTAGGTTCACTTATGTATCTTAAATAAAGTTTTGGAGAAGTTACGAAGTGGATACAAGAAGCTATCAATGAATATTGGTAGCTTCTTGTCTTTTGAAAGTTAGATGCCCAAATCTTGGCGTTTGAAATACTCTTGTCCAACTTTACACAAAGGACACGCTTTGGGTGCTTTTTTACCTCTATGGATATGTCCACACACTTCACAGACCCAAATCTCTTCTTCGGCATCTTCAAAGAAACCATCTTCTCTCATCGCATCTTGAAGCGCTTTGTATTCGCGTTCATGTTCAACTTCTACTTTACCAATGGCGTTAAAAAGACGTGCAAGCTCTTTGTGTCCTTCTTCTTCTGCAATTTTTGCAAAATTGGGGTACATCGTTTCATGCTCATAATGTTCACCTGCCATTGCACTATCAAGGTTTTTAAGCGTTATCTCTGTCTCTGCGCCATCTACAAGTTTATGGTAGGCTTTAAACTCAGCTCTTGCGTGCCATTTTTCATTTTCAGCGGCTTCTCTAAAGTGACGAGAGATTGCATGCCAGCCCTCTTCCAAGGCAATGTCTGCAAATAGGTCATATTTATTACGCGCTTGAGATTCTCCCGCAAATGCTTTCATCAGATTGACCGCTGTAAGATCTTCGGTGATACATGCCATCTCTTGACCACAACAGGTAAGTTTACCGCCACCCACATTTTGAACTTCCACTTCATTCCCGCATTTACTGCATTTGTATGTCTCGTACTGTCTCATTCTTGCTCCTTAAAATTTATAGTGACATTCTAATCAATTCTTACTTAAACAATAATAAATTGTAATTAATAATTTTTATCGTCTAAAGAATTCCTTTTTTAGTGAAAAAATCTTCAATCACTTTAGCCGCAAACGCTTTGTCGTACATGTAAAGCTCTTGCCATGTCTTACCTTCTAAAAAACTCTTTGTACCAATGTCATATTTTGCTTTGACCTGTTGGACAAACTCTAAGACAGCGCTGAACAAAAGTGCGTACTGAGCAGCAGTAAATTTTTTGAGAAGGTCGAACAAGCGGTAATAATTGACCATTTTTTTACTCGATTCTTCGACCATGCGAAGCGACCAAATGCGCCCTGCAAACTCATGTTGGTACTCAACACCTGTGCGAATCTGCAAGGAAAATTCTCTCAGTCCTTGTAAAAATGTCTCTTTGGGTAAAAAATCGGTGGTATTGTGGAAAAACAGATAGATACTAAACAAAAAAAGATCTTCGACGCAAGGCGCATACGCTCTAATCTCTGTATACGTCTCTTGTTCGACACTCAACTGCATTCGAAGATACGCCAGGTGCTTAACGCGCCAGTTATCTTTTTGCTCTGCCCTCTTCTGCCACTCAATCAATGTAGGTCTCGGTATATCGTAACGCTCAACTAAAGGCTTGTAAGATGTCTGCATCGCTTACTCCCAAGTCAGAATGGACTATTCTATTACTTTTTTTGAAATATTTCAATACTTAGGGGTTATTTGAAAGAAAGAGAAGAAAAATGTATACCATTGGTTAATGATGAAAACAGATGGTATACATAAAAAAGAGACTAGATATGGAAGTGTTTTAAAAAGGCAGGATTGTTTTCAACCAAACCAAGCTCTATCAGGCGCAAAATCGTTTTTTGATCGCAATCAGTGTCTTTTGGCCACTCTCTGGTGTAGCCATCAAGATCATTTTTGGTCGTTGCATCAATGCCAATAAACTCCTCTTCGACAAAAATGTCGCGAAGTGCATCGATGTTATTGACCACGCGCCAGATCAGCATATAGGCATTATCCACGCTATTGCCCTCATTATCCACCACGATCAAAAGTTTCATATGCTCTTTTAAAGGTTTGAGCGCTTCATACACCTCTTTACCTGCCCTCTTCTTAGAAATGGTCATAACGGTAATCGGTGTTTTCGTCTGTGTTTTGTACTGTTTGAGCGCAGAAACTTCGGGAACCAAGGTTGTGACCTTAAAAAGAAGATCTCTATCGCTCAAAATGGTTTTTGAAGGCGCGTCGATCACACCACCGGTACAATCCACACCGAGTTTCCCACCAAAAAGAGCATTTGGAGAAGCGTGATCCAGCGCGTCGCACACACCTTCGCTAATAAGCAAGCGTTTCGCACTGACGCGATTTAAGATGTAGTCGCTCAAAGGCTCGTAATCATCTAAGTCAGGAGCATTTTCATCGACAAAAATGGCGTGTTTAACAAAACTCATCTGTCCTACACCCCAAAACGCGTGCATAAACTGTTTTGCATGTCCAGGATAGAGCACATTCATCTTGGCTAAAATGAAGTTATGAAACACACCATTTTCAGGCATGTTGTAATCAATGAGATCAGGAGCTGTCGTTTTTAAAAGCGGTAAAAAGATGCGCTCCGTTGCCCAACCCATGTATTTATCTTCCAAAGGAGGTTTCCCCACAACGGTCGCTTGATAAACAGGTTTTTCTTTACATGTAATGCAGGTCACATCCATCACAGGATACGGCTCTTTAAGCGTGTAATAGCCTGTATGATCGCCAAAAGGTCCTTCGATCTCCATAAGGCTAGGATCAACCCAACCCTCAATAACAATATCCACATCTTCAGGCACATAAATAGGATTGGTCAGTGATTTGACAAGGCGAGCACTTTTGTCTTTGATAAAACCATAGAGTAAAAGTTCAAACATCCCAATCGGCATCGGCGCTTGTCCGCACCAAATATAAAGTGGATCGCCCCCAATTCCAATGCTCACAGGCATTTTTTTACCCGCTTTTTGGTATTCATGAAAGAAATGTGCGCTATCTTTGTGAATCTGCCAGTGCATACCCAAACGGTTTTTATCGTAAACTTGCAAGCGGTACATACCTAGATTTTGTTTCGTTCCATCCAAACTTTGTGTGTAAACCTGCCCCATCGTGATAAACGGACCACCGTCTTCGCTCCATGTGGTTAAAATGGGGAAAGCATAGAGATTTGGCTCGTCATACACTTTTGTTTGACAAACACCCTTACCTTTCAGTCGTTTTGGAAGCGCATTTTTAAGATTAAACAGTGTGCCGAGCATGCCCATTTTATCCATAAAAGACGTTGGCGGTTTCATGTGCATGAGTGATTCGATCTGCTTTGCCACGACGTTGGGATTTTTACCAAAAATAAGCTCGGTCGCTTTATCGGAGCCAAATACATTCATCAGCACTGGCATATCAAAGCTCTTACCCAGTCTTTTACTCACAGGTTTGGTAAATAAAAGCGCTTTTGAATCCGCTTTTTTGACTTCAATATAAGCCAAATGCGGAATTTCTAGATCAATATCAAGCTCAGTATCGATTACATGTAAAAGATCGTTTTGGCGTAGAAGGTCAATGATTCGCTGCATTTTCTGCCTTTAAAAAATTTCGTTTAGCGCGATCTGTTCCGCACGTTCCAAGAGCGCTTTCGCTCCTCTATCAATGACTTTTTGTGCCAATGCTTTGCCCACACTTGCATACTCTGCGCGTGTGGTGGTTATCGCTTCGCTGAGCATTTCAGAGCCATCGGGAAGTCCTAAAATCGCTTTTACATGTAAAGCATCGCCACACAATTCTGCGTTCACACCAATAGGCACTTGGCAACCGCCTTCAAGGATGGTGACAAAGTCGCGCTCTACGCGTGTTTCGATGATGGCATCTTCATCATTCAGCACGGAGACCAAACGTTCAACCTCGGCATCGCAGACAATTTCAATCCCAAGTGCGGCTTGCCCAGAAGCGGGGATCATTACCTCTTTGGAGATAGGCGTAAAATAGTTCACCTCTGCGCTCAAACCCAAACGGTTAATGCCTGCACTGGCTAAGATGATCGCATCAAATTCACCCTCTTTGAGCTTGCGAATACGGGTATTGACATTGCCTCTAAGATTTTTGATCACAAAATCAGGACGAAGTTTTAAAAGTTGCATGCGACGTCTTAAACTCGTCGTTCCAACGACCGCTCCAAGAGGAAGCGCTTCTAACGAAGCATATTTTTCAGAAAGCATCGCATCGCGGACGTCTTCACGCTTGGTGATGACGCCCAGTTTTAAACCCTCTGGAAACGCCATAGGAACATCTTTGAGACTGTGTACAGCAATGTGTGCTTCACCACGAAGCATCGCCTCTTCAAGCTCTTTGGTAAAGAGCCCTTTGCCGCCAATTTTTGCTAAAGCGACATCTAAAATTTTATCGCCTTTGGTCATCATAACGGAAAGTTCGACCTCAAGACCAGGATGCGCTTTTTCAAGTTCCGCTTTGACAAATTCGGACTGCCAAAGGGCAAGTTTACTTCCACGGGTTGCAATAATGAGTTTTTTCATTTAGACTCTTTTATAAATTTTCTGTAGCTTCGTTTTGTATCGTCTTTTTTACCATCCAGATAGATGGTTGGCGTACCATTGACCATGAGTGCTGTGGCAAGCTCGTGGTCTTGGTTTAGTTTTTGAAGAATGTGCGCTTGATTGATCTGATCAACGGTGAAATTTTTATTTAACGCTGTGTTGAAAAGTTCTAAAATTGCCTTTTCATCGCTGATTTTTATATCAAAAAACTCTTTGTACACTTTCTTTACAATCGCTTTATCACCCTGCTCTTCGGCTAAAATCATCGCTTTCACCAATGTAGGCGCTGCTGGGTGAATGTTGAGTGGAAAATGGTAGTAAAACAGTGCAAACATTTGCGGATTGGCTTCCACATCGGCAATCACTTCGGGTAAAAAATCCATACAAAAAGGACAGAGAGGGTCACTAAAAACAACGAGTTTATGCGGTGCATTAAGATTTCCTGCTAAAAGATGCTCTTTATTATACGCGGAAGCATCTACATCGAGCGAATAACTCCCTTTAATGCTTCGACCACTGCCAAGATCAGCAAAATCTTTACTCAAAATTTTACCATCGGTAAAGACCATGTCATTGACGGAGAGTTTTTTGCCCTCTTGCTTAGTCAAATTAAGATCAATTCGGACAAAATAGACCATCCATTCGGGCATCTCTTTCATCGCCTCTTTTTTGACAATCACCACTTTATCAAACGTATAATTTTCATTAGGCGCAATAGATTTTTGTAAAAATGTCGTTACTTTGGTATCAAGATCAGAAGCAGTAACGGCGGCAAAAAGCGTACTACTGCTTAAGCTGATGGCTATCGTCAATAATTTCAACATCAATGATCTCATCGTGATCTCCTTGTTTAAAATGCGTTGTTGTGGGGGTTTCATCTTTTACATGTAAGAATTTTGAAACGATTAAAGTCACCAGTGAGCTAAACTGTAAAAGTAAGCCTACTATATCGCCTAAAAAGCCTGGTAATATCAATAAAATGGCGCCTACAATCGCCCAAAGATTGAGTCTTTGAAATGAAGAGGGGCTGATCTCGCCTTGCATCAGAGCACTGAGGTTTTGCATCAGAGTTAGGCGGAAATTGGCAAGCAAAATTCCACCTAAAAGGGCTGAAATAACAAGTTCACCAAACGTTGCCATCACCCCAATCTGAGAGCCAATATTTAAAGAGACCATCACTTCTAAAAAGAGATAGATCAAAAAATACTTCACGCTAAAAGCTCCCTTAGTTTTGCAAGGGCATCTTCTTTTTTGACAACAGTTTTCTCCAATGTTTTTCGCTCAACAATCTCAACAAATCCCTCATCAAGCTCTTTCCCCACAATCAGTGCGTAAGGAAGTCCAATGAGTTCATAATCTTTCATTTTAAAACCAAAACGCTCATTGCGATCATCTAAAAGTACATTCAAGCGCTCCGCTTTTAAAGCCGTATACATCTCTTCCGCATACGCACTTTGAGCCTCATCTTTACCATTAGAGACAATGATGTCTAAAAGGTATGGAGCGGTTTGTTTATTCCAAATGCACCCTTTTTCATCATGACTTGCTTCGATCATCACAGCAACCAAGCGACTCACGCCAACACCGTAGCAACCCATAAAGAAAGGTTGTGCTTTACCATTTTTATCTAAAAAAGTTGCGCCCATTGCTTTAGCGTATTTTTGTCCGAGTTGGAAGATGTGCCCTACTTCAATGCCTTTGGTCACTCCAAGCTCTCCGCCACAACACGCACAACGATCATTTGCTTTAACACTCACAAGGTCTTTATAGCGATCTTCGTTAAAGTTAAACATGGAGACACCGACCATGTGGAAGTCTGTTTCGTTGGCACCGCAGATAAGATTTTTAGCCTCTTTGAGCTCTAAATCTATGTAAAATTTTACACATTCTAGTCCAATCGGTCCTATAAAGCCGGCTTTGAGCCCTGCTCTCTCGACCTCTTCCAAAGAAGCATCTAAAAGATCCAACGCACCACACGCATTTTGTGCTTTGGTCTCTTGAAGTTCGTCATTGCCTCGTACAAAGAAAACAACCACCTCCTCTTTATCGACATAGACGGCTTTTTTAACCACCGCTTTAATGCTGTAAAAAGGATCAACTTTGAAAAAATTGCAGACATCCTCAATGGTTTTCATATCAGGCGTTTTGAATTTGGAAAGATTGGCTTCAGGAGCTTCTTCTGTCGTGGTTTTAGGCGCACGTTTTGCCGCTTCGATGTTCGCAGCATACGAGCATTGTTGGCACACAACGATGTCATCTTCCCCGTTTTGTGCGAGCACCATAAACTCTTTACTCCCACTACCACCAATGGCGCCACTGTCCGCTTCTACGGCTCTAAAATCAAGTCCTAAGCGTGTAAAGATTTTGGTATACGTTTTTTCCATGACATCAAATTCTCTTTTCATACACGCTTCATCTTCATGGAAGCTGTAACCATCTTTCATCGTAAATTCGCGACCTCGAAGCAGTCCAAAGCGAGGACGCGCTTCATCGCGGAATTTTGTGGTAATTTGATACAAATGCAGAGGTAATTGTTTATAGCTATTGATGCGGTTGCGAACGATGTCTACCACCACCTCTTCATGGGTCGGCCCTAGTACAAATTCATTCTCTTTTCGATCTTTAAAGCGACACAACTCCTTGCCAAAAACATCGTAACGACCACTTTGTTTCCAGAGTTCTGCAGGTGTGACCACATCCATTTGGATCTCTTGGGCACCTGTTTCATCCATCTCTTCTTTAACGACATTTTTGATTTTGTCAAAAACGATTTTTCCCATTGGCAAAAAGTTATACAGTCCACTTCCTACTTGCGAGATAAAACCGCCACGCACCAAGAATTGATGGCTTGGAAGTGTTGCATCTTTGGGTGCATCCTTCGTTGTTGGTGCATACAGTTTTGAAAATCTCATTTTATTCCCCCCATTTGGTATTCGCATTTGTACATATTCATGCGCTTTGTTTGGTCTTCATTAATATTAAAAATATATTGAACCGCTTGCACGATCGTGTCAGCCTCTGGCTTTTCAGCGACCTCTTTGAGGTTTTTGGTAGCGGAGTGTAAAAAAGAGTTAAAGGCATGGTGCAGTACTTTGGAAACTTGATCTTGCAACTCTTCAGGAATATACCCTTTTTTGACCGCTTTTTCGAGCTCCTGCAATGAACACTCTTTCGCATGATCACGAATCTCTTTGATGATCGGATCGACGCACATGCTTTGCAACCATTTGAAAAAGTCCATTGTTGAGCGACCGACGATGCTGTACGCAATTTTGGCTTGCTCTTCACGAAGTGACATGTTTCTCGTCACGATCTCTTCCAAATCATCGACCGCAAAAACGTGCAAATTCGCATGCTCTTTAATGTCAATATCACGAGGAACCGCGATGTCAAACCAATAGCGTGAAAACTCTTTCTCTTCGACCATGTCATCGCTAATCACACTGTGAGGTGCGCCTGTTGCGGTAAAGACAAGACGGTAACGGTTGATAAATTCTGTGAGTTTTGAATAAGGCGCTGTGGTTGCAAGCTCTCCAAGCTCTGTTGCTAAAGCCTGAGCATGCTCAAGATTGCGGTTGATGATAATGACATTGACCCCATTGGAGATCAGATGCTTGGCGGCTAGCTGACTCATCTCACCTGCGCCTACAACCAACGCACTGAGCCCGCCAATGCTGCCTAGAAGATCTTTGGCTTTATTGACCGCAACGCTGGAAACGGAGACGGGGCTTTTGGAAATGTCGGTGCGGCTTCGCACTTCTGCGGCACAGCGAAAGGCATGGTGCATCGCACGTCCTAGCTTTTGACCACAGTAGTTGTTTTCAAAGGCAAATTTAAACGCCTCTTTGAGTTGTCCTGCAATTTGCGTCTCACCAATCACCAGACTATCTAAGGAAGCACAGACCGTGAAAAGATGATGAATGGCTCCATTGTCTTCATAAATGTCCGCATGTTCTTCTAACTCTTCGCGTGTTACATTGGCAACATGGCTTAAAAGATCAAATGAATCGCCCAAAGCCGATTGGCAATCTGTGACACTTGTGATGATCTCCACACGATTACATGTAGAGAGTAAAATCACTTCATTTACCGCCGCACAGCCAATCAACGTTCCCATAAAATGGCGACATTTTTCTTCTGAATTGAACGCTAATTTTTCACGAATGCTAATATCTGTGTTTTTGTGTGTAAAACTAATCGTAAGATAGTGCATTAAAAATTCCTCTCGATCATCTCTTTTATAATGGAGCTTAAGCCCACATCTTCTTCGTTTTCAATCACGTCTAGCGCTTCCATTCCTAGCCTTCTCGCATACGCAATGGCGTCTTGGAGCGCTTTTGTTTCATTCATTTTAGTTTTAATCCACACTTTGTCTGCCTCACCAAGCTCTTGTTGAAAAAAGGAGAGAAGTTTGGTTTGATCTTCAGCGTTTAATGCGCGGTACATGTAAAGATACGGTAATGTCGTTTTGCCCTCTTTAAAATCATTTAACGAAGGTTTTCCAAGGGTTTCGCTGCTTTGCGTAATGTCTAAAATATCATCAATAATTTGAAAAGCGAGCCCCAAGTTTTTACCGTAAAGTGCATAAATATCGCCATTTTTGCCAGCAAGGAGTGCTGCGGCTTTGGCGGAAGCTTCTATGAGTGAAGCTGTTTTTTTGTAGATCATGTCAAAGTAACGCTCTTCACTCTCATTAAAGGTTTGCGAAAGCTCTACATCTAACAGTTCACCCACGGAAAGCAGTGCTACTGCATTTGCGATGCTGTACGCAACATCTTTGGGCAAAAAGGTGAGTTCACTAAAGCCTTTAGAGTAGAGGATGTCGCCTAACATAATGGCGGTTTTATTGCCAAAAAGCGCATTGATGGACTCTTCACCTCGTCTTGTAAACGCATCATCGATCACATCATCGTGCAGTAAACTTGCCGCATGAATCAACTCAACAATCGCTGCAAGTTTGAGCGAATCCTCACTGAGCCCTGCAATCTTTAAAATGAGCTTTGCGCGTAAACGTTTTCCTTTAGGAACTCTGTGAAAGAGCTCAACACTGCGTGGATCACCCAAAGAAGTGACCATCTCGACCATCAAATTTTCAACTTTTCCTAACACGTGCGTTCCTACGGTTTCTTTTTTGGTTTAAACTCAACTTCTATGCGTTGTTGATTATCTTCTATAAATATATCTAAAATTGCCTCTTTATTTCTTTGATCGAAGTCATTAAAGACAATTTTTGCATAGGTTTGCGCAATCATCTTGTTATTTCCATCGGGCAAAAGCGGAACAATAATGCTCTGTAAAGGGTATTTTTTCTCTAAAACATACTGTGTTGGGTAGCCTCTATAGTTGACTAAAAGAGTCAACATATTATTGGTAAAGAGCGTCCAACGAAGT
Above is a genomic segment from Sulfurospirillum halorespirans DSM 13726 containing:
- a CDS encoding ferritin family protein; its protein translation is MRQYETYKCSKCGNEVEVQNVGGGKLTCCGQEMACITEDLTAVNLMKAFAGESQARNKYDLFADIALEEGWHAISRHFREAAENEKWHARAEFKAYHKLVDGAETEITLKNLDSAMAGEHYEHETMYPNFAKIAEEEGHKELARLFNAIGKVEVEHEREYKALQDAMREDGFFEDAEEEIWVCEVCGHIHRGKKAPKACPLCKVGQEYFKRQDLGI
- a CDS encoding menaquinone biosynthesis decarboxylase, which translates into the protein MQRIIDLLRQNDLLHVIDTELDIDLEIPHLAYIEVKKADSKALLFTKPVSKRLGKSFDMPVLMNVFGSDKATELIFGKNPNVVAKQIESLMHMKPPTSFMDKMGMLGTLFNLKNALPKRLKGKGVCQTKVYDEPNLYAFPILTTWSEDGGPFITMGQVYTQSLDGTKQNLGMYRLQVYDKNRLGMHWQIHKDSAHFFHEYQKAGKKMPVSIGIGGDPLYIWCGQAPMPIGMFELLLYGFIKDKSARLVKSLTNPIYVPEDVDIVIEGWVDPSLMEIEGPFGDHTGYYTLKEPYPVMDVTCITCKEKPVYQATVVGKPPLEDKYMGWATERIFLPLLKTTAPDLIDYNMPENGVFHNFILAKMNVLYPGHAKQFMHAFWGVGQMSFVKHAIFVDENAPDLDDYEPLSDYILNRVSAKRLLISEGVCDALDHASPNALFGGKLGVDCTGGVIDAPSKTILSDRDLLFKVTTLVPEVSALKQYKTQTKTPITVMTISKKRAGKEVYEALKPLKEHMKLLIVVDNEGNSVDNAYMLIWRVVNNIDALRDIFVEEEFIGIDATTKNDLDGYTREWPKDTDCDQKTILRLIELGLVENNPAFLKHFHI
- the hemC gene encoding hydroxymethylbilane synthase, producing the protein MKKLIIATRGSKLALWQSEFVKAELEKAHPGLEVELSVMMTKGDKILDVALAKIGGKGLFTKELEEAMLRGEAHIAVHSLKDVPMAFPEGLKLGVITKREDVRDAMLSEKYASLEALPLGAVVGTTSLRRRMQLLKLRPDFVIKNLRGNVNTRIRKLKEGEFDAIILASAGINRLGLSAEVNYFTPISKEVMIPASGQAALGIEIVCDAEVERLVSVLNDEDAIIETRVERDFVTILEGGCQVPIGVNAELCGDALHVKAILGLPDGSEMLSEAITTTRAEYASVGKALAQKVIDRGAKALLERAEQIALNEIF
- a CDS encoding DsbA family protein; translation: MRSLMLKLLTIAISLSSSTLFAAVTASDLDTKVTTFLQKSIAPNENYTFDKVVIVKKEAMKEMPEWMVYFVRIDLNLTKQEGKKLSVNDMVFTDGKILSKDFADLGSGRSIKGSYSLDVDASAYNKEHLLAGNLNAPHKLVVFSDPLCPFCMDFLPEVIADVEANPQMFALFYYHFPLNIHPAAPTLVKAMILAEEQGDKAIVKKVYKEFFDIKISDEKAILELFNTALNKNFTVDQINQAHILQKLNQDHELATALMVNGTPTIYLDGKKDDTKRSYRKFIKESK
- a CDS encoding FxsA family protein, which encodes MKYFLIYLFLEVMVSLNIGSQIGVMATFGELVISALLGGILLANFRLTLMQNLSALMQGEISPSSFQRLNLWAIVGAILLILPGFLGDIVGLLLQFSSLVTLIVSKFLHVKDETPTTTHFKQGDHDEIIDVEIIDDSHQLKQ
- a CDS encoding proline--tRNA ligase — protein: MRFSKLYAPTTKDAPKDATLPSHQFLVRGGFISQVGSGLYNFLPMGKIVFDKIKNVVKEEMDETGAQEIQMDVVTPAELWKQSGRYDVFGKELCRFKDRKENEFVLGPTHEEVVVDIVRNRINSYKQLPLHLYQITTKFRDEARPRFGLLRGREFTMKDGYSFHEDEACMKREFDVMEKTYTKIFTRLGLDFRAVEADSGAIGGSGSKEFMVLAQNGEDDIVVCQQCSYAANIEAAKRAPKTTTEEAPEANLSKFKTPDMKTIEDVCNFFKVDPFYSIKAVVKKAVYVDKEEVVVFFVRGNDELQETKAQNACGALDLLDASLEEVERAGLKAGFIGPIGLECVKFYIDLELKEAKNLICGANETDFHMVGVSMFNFNEDRYKDLVSVKANDRCACCGGELGVTKGIEVGHIFQLGQKYAKAMGATFLDKNGKAQPFFMGCYGVGVSRLVAVMIEASHDEKGCIWNKQTAPYLLDIIVSNGKDEAQSAYAEEMYTALKAERLNVLLDDRNERFGFKMKDYELIGLPYALIVGKELDEGFVEIVERKTLEKTVVKKEDALAKLRELLA
- the hemA gene encoding glutamyl-tRNA reductase — translated: MHYLTISFTHKNTDISIREKLAFNSEEKCRHFMGTLIGCAAVNEVILLSTCNRVEIITSVTDCQSALGDSFDLLSHVANVTREELEEHADIYEDNGAIHHLFTVCASLDSLVIGETQIAGQLKEAFKFAFENNYCGQKLGRAMHHAFRCAAEVRSRTDISKSPVSVSSVAVNKAKDLLGSIGGLSALVVGAGEMSQLAAKHLISNGVNVIIINRNLEHAQALATELGELATTAPYSKLTEFINRYRLVFTATGAPHSVISDDMVEEKEFSRYWFDIAVPRDIDIKEHANLHVFAVDDLEEIVTRNMSLREEQAKIAYSIVGRSTMDFFKWLQSMCVDPIIKEIRDHAKECSLQELEKAVKKGYIPEELQDQVSKVLHHAFNSFLHSATKNLKEVAEKPEADTIVQAVQYIFNINEDQTKRMNMYKCEYQMGGIK
- a CDS encoding polyprenyl synthetase family protein; the encoded protein is MLGKVENLMVEMVTSLGDPRSVELFHRVPKGKRLRAKLILKIAGLSEDSLKLAAIVELIHAASLLHDDVIDDAFTRRGEESINALFGNKTAIMLGDILYSKGFSELTFLPKDVAYSIANAVALLSVGELLDVELSQTFNESEERYFDMIYKKTASLIEASAKAAALLAGKNGDIYALYGKNLGLAFQIIDDILDITQSSETLGKPSLNDFKEGKTTLPYLYMYRALNAEDQTKLLSFFQQELGEADKVWIKTKMNETKALQDAIAYARRLGMEALDVIENEEDVGLSSIIKEMIERNF